The following proteins are co-located in the Manihot esculenta cultivar AM560-2 chromosome 7, M.esculenta_v8, whole genome shotgun sequence genome:
- the LOC110619412 gene encoding protein RNA-directed DNA methylation 3 isoform X3 — protein MASKGKEVATGTSSSRGKRKLGGADEDNSGGGRKRRNREVLQFFEDTAEDDDDESNESDFDDDEFDIELKVKKEPVKMQNVPFIPKEEVMYEEEFDRMMEERYKEGSSFVTYAEDAFEIKSMERNPHFSSARDPIIWKVKCMVGRERHSAFCLMQKFADLKSLGTKLQIISAFAVDHVKGFVFIEADKQCDINEACKGLCSIYSTRVAPVPKNEVSHILSVRSKSNVVSEGMWARIKNGKYKGDLAQVVAVNDARKRATVKLIPRIDLQALAQKFGGGVSMKNAATPAPRLLSSSELEEFRPLIQYRRDRDTGKMFEVLDGLMLKDGYLYKRVSVDSLNCWGVMPSEEELLKFQPSENNESDNSEWLKQIYGTPKKKRITRNGKGGEKGESSSGSGAQDGFELYNLVCFGRKDFGLIVGMEKDDCYKILKDGPEAPVVVTVRRHELKTGPSDMKFIALDHRMKTVSINDTVRVLEGPLKDRQGIAKQIYRGVIFMYDQNYETENGGYFCSKAQMCEKIKLSFDACSEKGGEPGPVGFEDFPSSPKSPLSPKKPWQTMDSSREFNRGDKDGVFSIGQTLRIRVGPLKGYICRVLAIRYSDVTVKLDSKQKVLTVKCEHLSEVRGKSSAMPMSSDDLGSSSFKPFDLLGTGGGSTGWTDGAGTSADGDGWNTGGANTESSWPSFSSSGLKLQPEANFANSSGSADNNAKGDASWERNITSNQSSSWGAAASDDKGDANNDQVHGWGKTEDCWNKVAANVGSSGGASVGWGKATLPSENSGASRESGDGWGQSKLNAGNSTTDAAAGWDKGKTAIGNPTCSWGDIATGKNQLESWGSGKDVVESGSWKSKSSSAGDDDWNKAAGWNQQKSQNNDTWGSTAEAQKNGTVQEDSWGKRSNAGEDQWNKGAGWNQQNSLNKGDTRGGTEGGCWGQPDSGNADGASGWTKDFSSQTANWGNQKNHAEDATGWNKGGSCGQNQADNWNKSKTFGADGGSSCNKQDGGSAWGKTDGGPSWKKQDESSWGKTEGVSSWKRDGGSSDNQERSREFGSWNKGFDGGRGSGGRRGRGGGRGGRDQFGGGRRSFGDQSSGWNKGGEGSNWTGGASSRNPSCWGNDQVGGWGKNNASEEGGEGGQKKANSAWGDDGSGWSKSLGAGKESGEHSEKLNCAKPSFEKNSSWGNDRGECQGDDKSSDADKSLGGQIESSKWNASKSVDGSWTTDWNKGSTANEGPSQSWGGGSKSNVEKDSARENATGWTSGTCGVGTKQTDGGASKSSNSSWDNKAGDVENCQSSGWGSKSSWCGSKSSGQKSDDLGKESEHKNQDDWNGGKALDGGSTKGWGQSASWRSGSNDTGENHDSDWNRKGGRNSGSGDSSGAGSSWSKKSSWNSGSDDADGNQDSGWGKKNNFNSESNDANQSSGWGTKSSWNSGSNDADGNQDSGWGKKNNFNSESSDANQSSGWSKKSSWNSGSGDASRDSSDWGRKSNWNRGENDVNQDSFVASGDDQTENSGYGAGRGSWRGGFRGRGGSSDRGGFRDRGGRGDRGGYGGRGRSSDRGGFGGRGGSDRGGFGGRGRFDRGGYGGRGGGRRDRSNWNENNDSSENKNFDWKNGTNNDGGGWKASGGGSWSQGGADKSQPQSWNSTNDGSSNQAGGWGKGSNAVGESNYSREKSSAGSWGNKGDGSDGGGWKGSGGSCSQRGDDKSQQQSGTSGNEGSSSQAGGWGKGTTNAGGEGTDSWGKASGSSWGNRGDDGSSKGW, from the exons ATGGCATCCAAGGGCAAGGAGGTCGCCACCGGAACATCCTCCTCCCGCGGAAAGCGGAAGCTTGGTGGTGCTGATGAAGACAATTCCGGCGGTGGTCGGAAGAGAAGAAACCGCGAGGTTCTTCAATTCTTCGAGGATACAGCTGAGGATGATGACGACGAGAGCAACGAGAGTGATTTTGATGACGATG AATTTGATATCGAGCTGAAAGTCAAGAAAGAACCAGTGAAAATGCAGAATGTCCCTTTTATACCTAAAGAAGAGGTGATGTATGAGGAAGAATTTGATAGGATGATGGAAGAACGTTACAAGGAAGGTTCTAGTTTTGTTACATATGCTGAAGATGCTTTTGAAATTAAATCAATGGAAAGAAATCCTCATTTTTCATCTGCTAGGGATCCAATTATTTGGAAGGTCAAATGCATG GTTGGACGTGAGAGGCATTCAGCTTTCTGCCTGATGCAGAAGTTTGCTGACCTGAAATCCCTGGGGACCAAACTTCAGATAATTTCTGCATTTGCTGTTGACCATGTAAAGGGCTTTGTTTTTATTGAAGCTGATAAGCAATGTGATATTAATGAG GCTTGTAAAGGGCTTTGTAGCATATATTCTACTAGAGTGGCTCCAGTTCCAAAAAATGAAGTTTCTCATATACTTTCTGTTCGAAGTAAATCTAATGTAGTTAGTGAGGGCATGTGGGCCCGTATCAAGAATGGGAAATATAAGGGGGACCTCGCACAG GTTGTTGCTGTGAATGATGCACGAAAAAGGGCAACTGTGAAGCTTATTCCAAGAATTGATCTACAAGCATTGGCACAAAAATTT GGTGGGGGAGTTTCAATGAAGAATGCTGCAACACCTGCTCCGAGATTACTCAGCTCAAGTGAACTAGA GGAGTTCCGGCCCCTTATTCAATATAGACGTGACCGTGATACTGGCAAGATGTTTGAGGTTCTTGATGGTCTGATGCTCAAGGATGGGTATTTGTATAAACGGGTTTCTGTAGATTCGTTAAACTGCTGGGGTGTTATGCCATCGGAAGAGGAGCTTCTGAAGTTCCAGCCTTCTGAGAACAATGAGTCTGATAATTCAGAATGGCTTAAACAGATTTATGGTACACCAAAGAAAAAACGTATAACCAGAAATGGAAAAGGCGGTGAAAAAGGAGAGAGTTCATCAGGGTCTGGTGCTCAGGATGGTTTTGAACTGTATAATCTTGTGTGCTTTGG CCGCAAAGATTTTGGTCTTATCGTAGGCATGGAAAAAGATGATTGTTACAAG ATTCTAAAAGATGGACCGGAAGCACCAGTAGTGGTGACTGTTCGACGGCATGAGTTGAAAACTGGACCCTCGGATATGAAATTTATTGCCTTAGATCATCGCATGAAAACAGTATCAATTAATGATACAGTCAGGGTCTTGGAAGGTCCATTAAAG GATAGACAAGGAATTGCTAAGCAAATTTACAGAGGAgtcatttttatgtatgatcagAATTATGAGACAGAAAATGGTGGATATTTCTGTTCTAAAGCTCAAATGTGCGAGAAAATCAAGCTTTCATTTGATGCTTGCAGTGAAAAG GGTGGTGAACCAGGTCCAGTAGGCTTTGAAGATTTTCCATCATCTCCTAAATCTCCTCTATCACCTAAAAAGCCATGGCAAACAATGGACAGTAGTCGGGAAT TCAACCGAGGGGATAAGGATGGAGTCTTCTCCATTGGTCAGACCTTGAGAATACGTGTAGGACCTTTGAAGGGGTACATTTGTCGTGTTTTGGCTATACGTTACTCTGATGTTACTGTGAAGCTTGATTCTAAGCAGAAAGTTCTTACAG taaAATGTGAGCACCTCTCTGAGGTTCGTGGGAAGAGTTCTGCTATGCCTATGAG CAGTGACGATCTGGGGTCCAGTTCTTTCAAACCATTTGATCTACTTGGGACTGGAGGGGGCTCTACAG GTTGGACGGATGGAGCAGGAACATCAGCTGATGGTGATGGGTGGAATACTGGAGGAGCCAATACTGAAAG TTCATGGCCCAGCTTCTCTTCCTCAGGCCTGAAG CTTCAACCTGAAGCCAATTTTGCCAATTCATCAGGTTCTGCGGATAATAATGCTAAGGGAG ATGCTTCTTGGGAAAGAAATATAACTTCAAATCAGAGTTCGTCTTGGGGGGCAGCTGCATCTGATGACAAAGGTGATGCTAATAATGATCAAGTGCATGGTTGGGGAAAGACCGAGGATTGTTGGAACAAAGTTGCTGCTAATGTAGGGTCTAGTGGTGGTGCATCTGTTGGCTGGGGTAAGGCAACTTTACCCAGTGAAAATTCAGGAGCTTCAAGAGAATCTGGAGATGGCTGGGGCCAGTCAAAACTTAATGCTGGAAATTCTACAACTGATGCTGCAGCAGGTTGGGACAAGGGAAAGACTGCTATTGGAAATCCAACCTGTAGTTGGGGAGACATAGCTACTGGGAAGAATCAGCTGGAGTCTTGGGGCAGTGGTAAGGATGTGGTAGAATCAGGATCCTGGAAAAGTAAAAGCTCCAGTGCAGGCGACGACGACTGGAACAAGGCTGCTGGGTGGAATCAACAGAAATCTCAGAATAATGACACCTGGGGAAGTACTGCAGAAGCCCAAAAGAATGGTACTGTTCAAGAAGATTCTTGGGGTAAAAGATCCAATGCAGGTGAGGACCAGTGGAATAAGGGTGCTGGTTGGAATCAGCAGAATTCTCTGAACAAAGGGGACACTAGGGGAGGTACAGAAGGTGGTTGCTGGGGCCAACCTGATTCAGGAAATGCAGATGGAGCTAGTGGCTGGACAAAAGATTTTTCAAGTCAAACCGCAAACTGGGGAAACCAAAAAAATCACGCTGAAGATGCAACTGGTTGGAATAAAGGTGGATCTTGTGGACAGAACCAGGCTGATAATTGGAATAAATCAAAGACCTTTGGTGCTGATGGGGGATCTTCTTGTAATAAGCAAGATGGAGGATCTGCGTGGGGTAAAACTGATGGAGGGCCATCTTGGAAAAAGCAAGATGAATCCTCTTGGGGTAAAACGGAGGGAGTGTCTTCTTGGAAGCGAGATGGAGGTTCTTCTGATAACCAGGAAAGAAGTCGAGAATTTGGAAGCTGGAACAAGGGATTTGATGGAGGTCGTGGATCAGGTGGGAGAAGGGGAAGAGGGGGTGGTCGGGGAGGTAGAGATCAATTTGGCGGAGGAAGAAGATCATTTGGAGATCAGTCTTCAGGTTGGAATAAAGGAGGTGAAGGAAGCAATTGGACTGGTGGAGCATCTTCAAGGAATCCATCATGTTGGGGCAATGATCAAGTTGGTGGTTGGGGTAAAAACAATGCCTCTGAGGAAGGTGGAGAAGGTGGTCAGAAGAAAGCAAATTCTGCATGGGGGGATGATGGTTCAGGATGGAGCAAAAGCCTGGGAGCTGGTAAAGAGAGTGGTGAACATTCGGAGAAATTGAATTGTGCAAAGCCGTCGTTTGAGAAGAATTCTAGTTGGGGTAATGACAGAGGTGAATGTCAGGGTGATGACAAAAGTTCAGATGCTGATAAATCATTAGGAGGGCAAATTGAATCTTcaaaatggaatgcatcaaaaTCAGTTGATGGGAGCTGGACTACTGATTGGAACAAAGGGTCTACTGCAAATGAAGGGCCAAGTCAAAGTTGGGGTGGAGGCAGCAAAAGCAACGTGGAGAAAGATTCTGCTCGTGAAAATGCTACTGGTTGGACGAGTGGAACATGTGGGGTTGGTACAAAGCAGACAGACGGGGGTGCTTCTAAATCTTCCAATTCATCATGGGATAATAAAGCCGGTGATGTGGAGAATTGCCAGTCCTCTGGTTGGGGTAGCAAAAGTAGTTGGTGTGGTTCTAAATCTTCAGGACAGAAGTCTGATGACCTGGGAAAGGAGAGTGaacataaaaatcaagatgattgGAATGGTGGAAAAGCTTTGGATGGAGGTTCAACAAAGGGATGGGGTCAAAGTGCTAGCTGGAGAAGTGGATCAAATGATACAG GTGAAAACCATGATTCTGATTGGAATAGAAAGGGTGGCAGGAACTCTGGATCGGGTGATTCCAGTGGAGCAGGCTCTTCCTGGAGCAAGAAAAGCAGTTGGAACTCTGGATCCGATGATGCAGATGGGAATCAGGATTCTGGTTGGGGCAAGAAAAACAATTTTAACTCTGAATCTAATGATGCTAACCAAAGCTCTGGTTGGGGCACGAAAAGTAGTTGGAACTCTGGATCTAATGATGCAGATGGGAATCAGGATTCTGGCTGGGGCAAGAAAAACAATTTTAACTCTGAATCCAGTGATGCTAACCAAAGTTCTGGTTGGAGCAAGAAAAGTAGCTGGAACTCTGGATCCGGTGATGCAAGCCGGGATTCTTCTGATTGGGGTAGGAAAAGCAATTGGAACCGAGGAGAGAATGATGTCAACCAGGATTCTTTTGTAGCCAGTGGTGATGACCAAACTGAGAATTCTGGTTATGGAGCAGGTCGTGGGAGTTGGAGAGGTGGTTTTAGAGGTAGAGGTGGTTCTTCTGACAGAGGAGGCTTTAGAGACAGAGGGGGGAGAGGAGATAGAGGAGGCTATGGGGGCAGAGGTAGATCATCTGACAGAGGAGGATTTGGAGGTAGAGGTGGTTCAGATAGAGGCGGTTTTGGTGGTAGAGGTAGATTTGACAGAGGAGGATATGGAGGCAGAGGCGGTGGAAGGAGGGATCGCAGTAATTGGAATGAAAACAACGATTCTAGTGAAAACAAGAACTTTGACTGGAAGAATGGGACAAACAATGATGGCGGAGGATGGAAAGCTAGTGGTGGAGGCAGTTGGAGCCAAGGAGGTGCTGATAAGAGCCAACCACAGAGTTGGAATTCCACAAATGATGGATCTAGCAATCAAGCTGGTGGTTGGGGAAAGGGCAGTAATGCGGTTGGGGAATCTAATTATTCACGCGAAAAATCATCAGCAGGCTCTTGGGGAAACAAGGGGGATGGCAGTGATGGGGGAGGGTGGAAAGGTAGTGGAGGCAGTTGCAGCCAAAGAGGTGATGATAAGAGCCAACAGCAGAGTGGGACTTCTGGGAATGAGGGATCTAGCAGCCAAGCTGGTGGTTGGGGCAAAGGCACAACTAATGCAGGTGGGGAAGGCACTGATTCATGGGGTAAAGCATCTGGAAGCTCTTGGGGAAACAGGGGGGACGATGGAAGCAGCAAAGGATGGTAA
- the LOC110619412 gene encoding protein RNA-directed DNA methylation 3 isoform X1: protein MASKGKEVATGTSSSRGKRKLGGADEDNSGGGRKRRNREVLQFFEDTAEDDDDESNESDFDDDEFDIELKVKKEPVKMQNVPFIPKEEVMYEEEFDRMMEERYKEGSSFVTYAEDAFEIKSMERNPHFSSARDPIIWKVKCMVGRERHSAFCLMQKFADLKSLGTKLQIISAFAVDHVKGFVFIEADKQCDINEACKGLCSIYSTRVAPVPKNEVSHILSVRSKSNVVSEGMWARIKNGKYKGDLAQVVAVNDARKRATVKLIPRIDLQALAQKFGGGVSMKNAATPAPRLLSSSELEEFRPLIQYRRDRDTGKMFEVLDGLMLKDGYLYKRVSVDSLNCWGVMPSEEELLKFQPSENNESDNSEWLKQIYGTPKKKRITRNGKGGEKGESSSGSGAQDGFELYNLVCFGRKDFGLIVGMEKDDCYKILKDGPEAPVVVTVRRHELKTGPSDMKFIALDHRMKTVSINDTVRVLEGPLKDRQGIAKQIYRGVIFMYDQNYETENGGYFCSKAQMCEKIKLSFDACSEKGGEPGPVGFEDFPSSPKSPLSPKKPWQTMDSSREFNRGDKDGVFSIGQTLRIRVGPLKGYICRVLAIRYSDVTVKLDSKQKVLTVKCEHLSEVRGKSSAMPMSSDDLGSSSFKPFDLLGTGGGSTGWTDGAGTSADGDGWNTGGANTESSSWPSFSSSGLKLQPEANFANSSGSADNNAKGDASWERNITSNQSSSWGAAASDDKGDANNDQVHGWGKTEDCWNKVAANVGSSGGASVGWGKATLPSENSGASRESGDGWGQSKLNAGNSTTDAAAGWDKGKTAIGNPTCSWGDIATGKNQLESWGSGKDVVESGSWKSKSSSAGDDDWNKAAGWNQQKSQNNDTWGSTAEAQKNGTVQEDSWGKRSNAGEDQWNKGAGWNQQNSLNKGDTRGGTEGGCWGQPDSGNADGASGWTKDFSSQTANWGNQKNHAEDATGWNKGGSCGQNQADNWNKSKTFGADGGSSCNKQDGGSAWGKTDGGPSWKKQDESSWGKTEGVSSWKRDGGSSDNQERSREFGSWNKGFDGGRGSGGRRGRGGGRGGRDQFGGGRRSFGDQSSGWNKGGEGSNWTGGASSRNPSCWGNDQVGGWGKNNASEEGGEGGQKKANSAWGDDGSGWSKSLGAGKESGEHSEKLNCAKPSFEKNSSWGNDRGECQGDDKSSDADKSLGGQIESSKWNASKSVDGSWTTDWNKGSTANEGPSQSWGGGSKSNVEKDSARENATGWTSGTCGVGTKQTDGGASKSSNSSWDNKAGDVENCQSSGWGSKSSWCGSKSSGQKSDDLGKESEHKNQDDWNGGKALDGGSTKGWGQSASWRSGSNDTGENHDSDWNRKGGRNSGSGDSSGAGSSWSKKSSWNSGSDDADGNQDSGWGKKNNFNSESNDANQSSGWGTKSSWNSGSNDADGNQDSGWGKKNNFNSESSDANQSSGWSKKSSWNSGSGDASRDSSDWGRKSNWNRGENDVNQDSFVASGDDQTENSGYGAGRGSWRGGFRGRGGSSDRGGFRDRGGRGDRGGYGGRGRSSDRGGFGGRGGSDRGGFGGRGRFDRGGYGGRGGGRRDRSNWNENNDSSENKNFDWKNGTNNDGGGWKASGGGSWSQGGADKSQPQSWNSTNDGSSNQAGGWGKGSNAVGESNYSREKSSAGSWGNKGDGSDGGGWKGSGGSCSQRGDDKSQQQSGTSGNEGSSSQAGGWGKGTTNAGGEGTDSWGKASGSSWGNRGDDGSSKGW, encoded by the exons ATGGCATCCAAGGGCAAGGAGGTCGCCACCGGAACATCCTCCTCCCGCGGAAAGCGGAAGCTTGGTGGTGCTGATGAAGACAATTCCGGCGGTGGTCGGAAGAGAAGAAACCGCGAGGTTCTTCAATTCTTCGAGGATACAGCTGAGGATGATGACGACGAGAGCAACGAGAGTGATTTTGATGACGATG AATTTGATATCGAGCTGAAAGTCAAGAAAGAACCAGTGAAAATGCAGAATGTCCCTTTTATACCTAAAGAAGAGGTGATGTATGAGGAAGAATTTGATAGGATGATGGAAGAACGTTACAAGGAAGGTTCTAGTTTTGTTACATATGCTGAAGATGCTTTTGAAATTAAATCAATGGAAAGAAATCCTCATTTTTCATCTGCTAGGGATCCAATTATTTGGAAGGTCAAATGCATG GTTGGACGTGAGAGGCATTCAGCTTTCTGCCTGATGCAGAAGTTTGCTGACCTGAAATCCCTGGGGACCAAACTTCAGATAATTTCTGCATTTGCTGTTGACCATGTAAAGGGCTTTGTTTTTATTGAAGCTGATAAGCAATGTGATATTAATGAG GCTTGTAAAGGGCTTTGTAGCATATATTCTACTAGAGTGGCTCCAGTTCCAAAAAATGAAGTTTCTCATATACTTTCTGTTCGAAGTAAATCTAATGTAGTTAGTGAGGGCATGTGGGCCCGTATCAAGAATGGGAAATATAAGGGGGACCTCGCACAG GTTGTTGCTGTGAATGATGCACGAAAAAGGGCAACTGTGAAGCTTATTCCAAGAATTGATCTACAAGCATTGGCACAAAAATTT GGTGGGGGAGTTTCAATGAAGAATGCTGCAACACCTGCTCCGAGATTACTCAGCTCAAGTGAACTAGA GGAGTTCCGGCCCCTTATTCAATATAGACGTGACCGTGATACTGGCAAGATGTTTGAGGTTCTTGATGGTCTGATGCTCAAGGATGGGTATTTGTATAAACGGGTTTCTGTAGATTCGTTAAACTGCTGGGGTGTTATGCCATCGGAAGAGGAGCTTCTGAAGTTCCAGCCTTCTGAGAACAATGAGTCTGATAATTCAGAATGGCTTAAACAGATTTATGGTACACCAAAGAAAAAACGTATAACCAGAAATGGAAAAGGCGGTGAAAAAGGAGAGAGTTCATCAGGGTCTGGTGCTCAGGATGGTTTTGAACTGTATAATCTTGTGTGCTTTGG CCGCAAAGATTTTGGTCTTATCGTAGGCATGGAAAAAGATGATTGTTACAAG ATTCTAAAAGATGGACCGGAAGCACCAGTAGTGGTGACTGTTCGACGGCATGAGTTGAAAACTGGACCCTCGGATATGAAATTTATTGCCTTAGATCATCGCATGAAAACAGTATCAATTAATGATACAGTCAGGGTCTTGGAAGGTCCATTAAAG GATAGACAAGGAATTGCTAAGCAAATTTACAGAGGAgtcatttttatgtatgatcagAATTATGAGACAGAAAATGGTGGATATTTCTGTTCTAAAGCTCAAATGTGCGAGAAAATCAAGCTTTCATTTGATGCTTGCAGTGAAAAG GGTGGTGAACCAGGTCCAGTAGGCTTTGAAGATTTTCCATCATCTCCTAAATCTCCTCTATCACCTAAAAAGCCATGGCAAACAATGGACAGTAGTCGGGAAT TCAACCGAGGGGATAAGGATGGAGTCTTCTCCATTGGTCAGACCTTGAGAATACGTGTAGGACCTTTGAAGGGGTACATTTGTCGTGTTTTGGCTATACGTTACTCTGATGTTACTGTGAAGCTTGATTCTAAGCAGAAAGTTCTTACAG taaAATGTGAGCACCTCTCTGAGGTTCGTGGGAAGAGTTCTGCTATGCCTATGAG CAGTGACGATCTGGGGTCCAGTTCTTTCAAACCATTTGATCTACTTGGGACTGGAGGGGGCTCTACAG GTTGGACGGATGGAGCAGGAACATCAGCTGATGGTGATGGGTGGAATACTGGAGGAGCCAATACTGAAAG TAGTTCATGGCCCAGCTTCTCTTCCTCAGGCCTGAAG CTTCAACCTGAAGCCAATTTTGCCAATTCATCAGGTTCTGCGGATAATAATGCTAAGGGAG ATGCTTCTTGGGAAAGAAATATAACTTCAAATCAGAGTTCGTCTTGGGGGGCAGCTGCATCTGATGACAAAGGTGATGCTAATAATGATCAAGTGCATGGTTGGGGAAAGACCGAGGATTGTTGGAACAAAGTTGCTGCTAATGTAGGGTCTAGTGGTGGTGCATCTGTTGGCTGGGGTAAGGCAACTTTACCCAGTGAAAATTCAGGAGCTTCAAGAGAATCTGGAGATGGCTGGGGCCAGTCAAAACTTAATGCTGGAAATTCTACAACTGATGCTGCAGCAGGTTGGGACAAGGGAAAGACTGCTATTGGAAATCCAACCTGTAGTTGGGGAGACATAGCTACTGGGAAGAATCAGCTGGAGTCTTGGGGCAGTGGTAAGGATGTGGTAGAATCAGGATCCTGGAAAAGTAAAAGCTCCAGTGCAGGCGACGACGACTGGAACAAGGCTGCTGGGTGGAATCAACAGAAATCTCAGAATAATGACACCTGGGGAAGTACTGCAGAAGCCCAAAAGAATGGTACTGTTCAAGAAGATTCTTGGGGTAAAAGATCCAATGCAGGTGAGGACCAGTGGAATAAGGGTGCTGGTTGGAATCAGCAGAATTCTCTGAACAAAGGGGACACTAGGGGAGGTACAGAAGGTGGTTGCTGGGGCCAACCTGATTCAGGAAATGCAGATGGAGCTAGTGGCTGGACAAAAGATTTTTCAAGTCAAACCGCAAACTGGGGAAACCAAAAAAATCACGCTGAAGATGCAACTGGTTGGAATAAAGGTGGATCTTGTGGACAGAACCAGGCTGATAATTGGAATAAATCAAAGACCTTTGGTGCTGATGGGGGATCTTCTTGTAATAAGCAAGATGGAGGATCTGCGTGGGGTAAAACTGATGGAGGGCCATCTTGGAAAAAGCAAGATGAATCCTCTTGGGGTAAAACGGAGGGAGTGTCTTCTTGGAAGCGAGATGGAGGTTCTTCTGATAACCAGGAAAGAAGTCGAGAATTTGGAAGCTGGAACAAGGGATTTGATGGAGGTCGTGGATCAGGTGGGAGAAGGGGAAGAGGGGGTGGTCGGGGAGGTAGAGATCAATTTGGCGGAGGAAGAAGATCATTTGGAGATCAGTCTTCAGGTTGGAATAAAGGAGGTGAAGGAAGCAATTGGACTGGTGGAGCATCTTCAAGGAATCCATCATGTTGGGGCAATGATCAAGTTGGTGGTTGGGGTAAAAACAATGCCTCTGAGGAAGGTGGAGAAGGTGGTCAGAAGAAAGCAAATTCTGCATGGGGGGATGATGGTTCAGGATGGAGCAAAAGCCTGGGAGCTGGTAAAGAGAGTGGTGAACATTCGGAGAAATTGAATTGTGCAAAGCCGTCGTTTGAGAAGAATTCTAGTTGGGGTAATGACAGAGGTGAATGTCAGGGTGATGACAAAAGTTCAGATGCTGATAAATCATTAGGAGGGCAAATTGAATCTTcaaaatggaatgcatcaaaaTCAGTTGATGGGAGCTGGACTACTGATTGGAACAAAGGGTCTACTGCAAATGAAGGGCCAAGTCAAAGTTGGGGTGGAGGCAGCAAAAGCAACGTGGAGAAAGATTCTGCTCGTGAAAATGCTACTGGTTGGACGAGTGGAACATGTGGGGTTGGTACAAAGCAGACAGACGGGGGTGCTTCTAAATCTTCCAATTCATCATGGGATAATAAAGCCGGTGATGTGGAGAATTGCCAGTCCTCTGGTTGGGGTAGCAAAAGTAGTTGGTGTGGTTCTAAATCTTCAGGACAGAAGTCTGATGACCTGGGAAAGGAGAGTGaacataaaaatcaagatgattgGAATGGTGGAAAAGCTTTGGATGGAGGTTCAACAAAGGGATGGGGTCAAAGTGCTAGCTGGAGAAGTGGATCAAATGATACAG GTGAAAACCATGATTCTGATTGGAATAGAAAGGGTGGCAGGAACTCTGGATCGGGTGATTCCAGTGGAGCAGGCTCTTCCTGGAGCAAGAAAAGCAGTTGGAACTCTGGATCCGATGATGCAGATGGGAATCAGGATTCTGGTTGGGGCAAGAAAAACAATTTTAACTCTGAATCTAATGATGCTAACCAAAGCTCTGGTTGGGGCACGAAAAGTAGTTGGAACTCTGGATCTAATGATGCAGATGGGAATCAGGATTCTGGCTGGGGCAAGAAAAACAATTTTAACTCTGAATCCAGTGATGCTAACCAAAGTTCTGGTTGGAGCAAGAAAAGTAGCTGGAACTCTGGATCCGGTGATGCAAGCCGGGATTCTTCTGATTGGGGTAGGAAAAGCAATTGGAACCGAGGAGAGAATGATGTCAACCAGGATTCTTTTGTAGCCAGTGGTGATGACCAAACTGAGAATTCTGGTTATGGAGCAGGTCGTGGGAGTTGGAGAGGTGGTTTTAGAGGTAGAGGTGGTTCTTCTGACAGAGGAGGCTTTAGAGACAGAGGGGGGAGAGGAGATAGAGGAGGCTATGGGGGCAGAGGTAGATCATCTGACAGAGGAGGATTTGGAGGTAGAGGTGGTTCAGATAGAGGCGGTTTTGGTGGTAGAGGTAGATTTGACAGAGGAGGATATGGAGGCAGAGGCGGTGGAAGGAGGGATCGCAGTAATTGGAATGAAAACAACGATTCTAGTGAAAACAAGAACTTTGACTGGAAGAATGGGACAAACAATGATGGCGGAGGATGGAAAGCTAGTGGTGGAGGCAGTTGGAGCCAAGGAGGTGCTGATAAGAGCCAACCACAGAGTTGGAATTCCACAAATGATGGATCTAGCAATCAAGCTGGTGGTTGGGGAAAGGGCAGTAATGCGGTTGGGGAATCTAATTATTCACGCGAAAAATCATCAGCAGGCTCTTGGGGAAACAAGGGGGATGGCAGTGATGGGGGAGGGTGGAAAGGTAGTGGAGGCAGTTGCAGCCAAAGAGGTGATGATAAGAGCCAACAGCAGAGTGGGACTTCTGGGAATGAGGGATCTAGCAGCCAAGCTGGTGGTTGGGGCAAAGGCACAACTAATGCAGGTGGGGAAGGCACTGATTCATGGGGTAAAGCATCTGGAAGCTCTTGGGGAAACAGGGGGGACGATGGAAGCAGCAAAGGATGGTAA